A genomic segment from Gracilimonas sediminicola encodes:
- a CDS encoding ParB/RepB/Spo0J family partition protein, which produces MATKKVLGRGLGAFFPEYQEEGKETEKKEGVEKSIVKPEDRVNIVLFVPVDHIRKNPHQPRKEFDEEKLDELGASIKEHGLIQPITVRYIGEKRFELISGERRLRAAKLAGLKEIPAFIREADDEQSMAFALIENIQREELNPLEVALGYKRLLEEFDYTQAEVADRVGKNRTTVTNMLRLLNLPAFIQSALKSNQISMGHARALITIEDEEVQQKILKKVIDKGLSVRQIEEAVRDVMNPSTSKKKSSSKKETSNPFYDEISARLRRTFSTKVNVQPKKKGGEIRIEYYSDDDLERILGIFDSID; this is translated from the coding sequence ATGGCTACCAAAAAAGTATTAGGTCGAGGATTAGGCGCTTTTTTTCCTGAATACCAGGAAGAAGGCAAAGAAACGGAAAAGAAGGAAGGTGTTGAGAAAAGCATCGTAAAACCGGAAGACCGCGTTAATATCGTTCTTTTTGTTCCGGTCGATCACATCCGGAAGAACCCACATCAGCCGCGCAAAGAGTTTGATGAGGAAAAACTGGATGAACTGGGTGCTTCTATCAAAGAGCACGGCTTAATTCAACCTATAACGGTTCGGTATATCGGGGAAAAACGATTTGAGCTCATTAGTGGTGAACGCCGTTTACGTGCAGCTAAACTGGCCGGGTTGAAGGAAATTCCCGCTTTCATCAGAGAAGCGGATGATGAACAAAGCATGGCTTTTGCCCTGATTGAAAATATTCAACGGGAAGAGTTGAATCCACTGGAAGTGGCTTTGGGATATAAACGCCTGCTGGAAGAATTTGACTATACACAGGCGGAAGTGGCCGACCGCGTAGGGAAAAACCGAACAACGGTTACCAATATGTTACGCCTGCTGAACCTGCCTGCTTTCATACAGTCTGCCTTGAAGTCAAATCAGATTTCGATGGGCCATGCCCGGGCTTTAATTACCATTGAAGATGAAGAAGTTCAGCAGAAGATACTCAAAAAGGTAATTGACAAAGGACTTTCGGTAAGGCAGATTGAAGAAGCGGTGCGTGATGTGATGAACCCTTCAACATCGAAAAAGAAATCTTCATCCAAAAAAGAAACATCCAATCCTTTTTATGATGAAATTTCAGCTCGCTTGCGACGTACATTCAGCACCAAGGTAAATGTACAACCCAAGAAAAAGGGGGGAGAAATCAGGATTGAATATTATTCCGATGATGACCTTGAACGAATACTGGGTATTTTTGACTCGATCGATTAG
- a CDS encoding ParA family protein → MGKVISIANQKGGVGKTTTAINLAASLAAVEHPTLVIDIDPQSNTTSGLGIDTKTVTNSVYEIMIGSTDIEDTIRQTELDFLDLVPSHINLVGAEIEMIDREERERILKKAIESVRDKYDFVIIDCPPSLGLLTINALTASNSIVIPVQCEYFALEGLGQLLNTIKIVRQHLNPDLDIEGVLLTMYDTRTRLSNQVADEVKRYFDDRVFKAVIARNIRLAEAPSFGKPALLYDSTSVGAKNYLALAREIIKRNKKLFKNSPVLTD, encoded by the coding sequence ATGGGAAAAGTCATTTCAATTGCCAATCAGAAAGGTGGAGTCGGAAAAACAACCACGGCAATTAATTTAGCTGCAAGTTTAGCCGCCGTAGAGCATCCTACCCTGGTTATTGATATCGATCCGCAGAGTAACACCACCAGTGGGCTTGGTATTGATACGAAGACGGTGACTAACTCGGTATACGAAATCATGATTGGCAGTACTGATATTGAAGATACCATCCGGCAAACGGAATTGGATTTTCTGGATTTAGTGCCCTCTCACATTAACTTAGTGGGTGCCGAAATTGAGATGATTGACCGGGAAGAGCGGGAGCGCATCCTGAAAAAGGCGATCGAAAGCGTTCGCGATAAATATGATTTTGTCATTATTGACTGCCCGCCTTCATTAGGCTTGTTGACGATTAATGCTTTAACGGCTTCCAATTCCATCGTGATTCCTGTTCAGTGCGAGTATTTTGCATTGGAAGGATTAGGTCAGCTTTTAAATACCATCAAAATTGTACGCCAGCACCTGAACCCCGATTTAGACATCGAGGGAGTTCTGCTGACGATGTACGACACCCGAACAAGACTTTCGAACCAGGTTGCAGATGAGGTTAAACGTTACTTTGACGACCGGGTTTTTAAAGCTGTGATCGCACGAAATATCCGGCTGGCTGAAGCTCCGAGTTTTGGGAAACCGGCTCTGTTATACGACTCCACAAGTGTGGGAGCCAAGAACTACCTTGCGCTGGCACGAGAAATTATCAAGAGAAATAAGAAACTATTTAAGAACAGCCCGGTTCTTACTGATTAA
- a CDS encoding RNA polymerase sigma factor, with protein MKLINRHVEKPNYKNLKDRELVKKFRRDADESAFNELMNRHQQKIYSYIYSMVMNPEIANDLFQTTFTKVITKMDDTYNEQGKWIAWVMRIAHNATIDYLRKQKRYIDVSGWSDEDSNTDYFDRMEDESVVDADEQLVETETRASLMKHIAKLPEEQRSVVLLRHYYEMPFKEIAELTDVSINTALGRMRYALINLRKYFEEEREEEQKHAHG; from the coding sequence ATGAAATTGATTAACAGACATGTTGAGAAACCCAACTACAAGAATTTAAAAGACAGAGAGCTGGTAAAAAAATTCAGAAGAGATGCAGATGAGTCGGCTTTTAATGAATTGATGAACCGGCATCAACAGAAGATTTATTCCTATATCTACAGCATGGTGATGAACCCCGAAATCGCCAACGATCTGTTTCAAACTACCTTCACCAAAGTCATCACCAAGATGGATGATACCTACAACGAGCAAGGTAAATGGATTGCCTGGGTTATGCGTATTGCACATAATGCAACGATTGATTATCTAAGAAAACAAAAACGATACATCGACGTTAGTGGATGGAGCGACGAGGACTCTAACACCGATTACTTTGATCGGATGGAAGATGAAAGCGTTGTGGACGCAGATGAGCAATTGGTTGAAACTGAGACCCGGGCCAGCCTGATGAAACACATCGCTAAACTTCCCGAAGAGCAACGTTCGGTTGTTTTGCTAAGGCACTATTACGAAATGCCTTTTAAAGAAATTGCAGAACTGACCGATGTATCTATAAATACGGCATTAGGTCGTATGCGATACGCGCTCATTAACCTTCGAAAATATTTTGAAGAAGAACGAGAAGAAGAGCAAAAGCATGCACACGGATGA
- the uvrC gene encoding excinuclease ABC subunit UvrC, which yields MSNEGQVQLSEKVANLPTSPGVYIYRDSSGTELYVGKAKKLRNRVRSYFQDSRPQDGRIKTMVSKIDDIEVVVTDSEAEALILENNLIKQYQPRYNIMYRDDKSYPYICITDDSKPRVFPTRTVVKDGSKYYGPYDSVGAMKRMLETIRKAFGLCTCAVSQKNIDKTKGVPKWHSCFDDYLQNCSGDWDDEVYQATIHKVDRMLNGQTDQLIRELKDEMQIASDALEFEQAAQLRDSLEAVKRYSQKMKMVVSKKVDRDVFAIGKNEEIGEACGVLFKIREGKMIGKFHRFLKNIEGLTMGEMLQSFVEDYYTGQYTAAIPDEVYLSHEMQEVEPLEQYLHQERGKIVPVHVPQIGEKKQLIKMALANAKLHLNERALEKEKAERNRIPHAVKELKEHLKLDRLPRRIECFDNSNLQGTDPVASMVCFVDAKPRKSEYKRFNIKTVEGPDDFASMKEVLTRRYSRVQKEGQHIPDLIIVDGGKGQLSSAVEALKEIDFYGECEIIGLAKRLEEVFLPGMSDPIMIPKKSSALKLLQQARDEAHRFAITFHRKKRSKRTVKTELLDIDGVGEKTAQKLLMEFGSVKKIKKAKKEELQFNLGKVLGEKVYNYFHK from the coding sequence ATGAGTAATGAAGGACAAGTACAACTCTCTGAAAAAGTAGCCAATCTTCCCACCTCACCGGGAGTCTATATTTACCGGGATTCTTCCGGAACTGAGCTGTATGTAGGCAAGGCCAAGAAGCTTAGAAACCGGGTGAGATCCTATTTTCAGGATTCCCGGCCACAAGATGGCCGCATAAAAACGATGGTATCAAAAATTGATGATATCGAAGTGGTGGTGACTGATTCAGAGGCTGAAGCCCTCATTCTGGAGAATAACCTCATAAAGCAGTACCAGCCACGGTACAACATAATGTATCGGGATGATAAGTCGTACCCCTACATTTGCATCACCGATGATTCCAAGCCCCGTGTATTCCCAACGCGCACGGTGGTAAAGGATGGCAGCAAGTATTACGGTCCTTATGATAGTGTTGGCGCCATGAAGCGGATGTTGGAAACCATTCGGAAGGCATTTGGGCTTTGCACCTGTGCCGTTTCACAAAAAAACATTGACAAGACTAAAGGAGTACCGAAGTGGCATTCCTGCTTCGATGATTATTTACAGAACTGCTCCGGCGATTGGGATGATGAAGTATATCAGGCTACCATCCACAAAGTGGATCGGATGCTAAACGGACAAACCGACCAGCTTATCAGGGAGCTGAAAGATGAGATGCAGATCGCTTCCGATGCCCTGGAATTTGAGCAGGCCGCTCAACTCCGTGATAGCCTGGAGGCTGTTAAACGATACAGCCAGAAGATGAAAATGGTGGTCTCTAAGAAAGTGGACCGGGATGTGTTTGCCATCGGTAAGAATGAGGAAATCGGAGAAGCTTGCGGGGTGTTGTTTAAGATCAGGGAAGGAAAGATGATCGGGAAATTTCACCGCTTCCTGAAGAATATTGAGGGTCTGACTATGGGCGAAATGTTGCAATCGTTCGTGGAAGATTATTACACCGGTCAGTACACAGCAGCCATCCCAGACGAGGTTTACCTGAGCCACGAAATGCAGGAAGTGGAACCGCTGGAGCAATACTTGCATCAGGAAAGAGGAAAGATTGTGCCGGTGCATGTTCCACAGATTGGCGAGAAAAAACAGCTGATCAAAATGGCGCTGGCCAACGCCAAACTTCATTTAAACGAACGGGCTCTGGAGAAAGAGAAAGCCGAACGAAACCGGATTCCACATGCGGTTAAAGAGCTAAAGGAGCATCTTAAACTGGATCGCCTTCCCCGGCGAATCGAGTGTTTTGATAACTCTAACCTGCAGGGCACTGATCCGGTAGCCTCCATGGTTTGCTTTGTGGATGCAAAGCCCCGTAAAAGCGAGTACAAGCGCTTCAATATAAAAACAGTGGAAGGCCCTGATGACTTTGCTTCGATGAAAGAGGTGCTGACCCGGCGCTATTCCAGGGTTCAAAAAGAAGGCCAGCATATCCCGGATCTTATTATTGTGGATGGTGGAAAGGGTCAGCTGAGTTCTGCCGTGGAGGCTCTTAAAGAAATCGATTTTTACGGTGAGTGTGAGATCATAGGTTTGGCTAAGCGGCTGGAAGAAGTATTTCTGCCTGGAATGTCAGACCCGATTATGATTCCCAAAAAATCTTCAGCCCTTAAATTATTGCAGCAGGCCCGGGATGAGGCCCACCGGTTTGCCATCACCTTTCACCGTAAAAAAAGAAGCAAGCGAACCGTTAAAACCGAGCTGTTGGATATTGACGGAGTAGGAGAGAAGACCGCCCAGAAACTGCTCATGGAATTTGGGTCGGTCAAGAAAATCAAGAAAGCAAAAAAAGAAGAATTACAATTTAATCTCGGTAAGGTGTTGGGTGAAAAAGTGTACAACTATTTTCATAAGTAG
- the ppk2 gene encoding polyphosphate kinase 2, which produces MYNNNGKLKYKVYESELASLQAELVKLQYWIKEKGLKVCVIFEGRDAAGKGGVIKRIIEPLNPRTVRIVALQKPTEKERNQWYFQRYIDQLPTAGEMVLFDRSWYNRAGVEKVMGFCTDEEYKEFLRTCPQFEDMIKRSGIILIKYWFSISDREQKKRFIARNQDPMKRWKLSPMDIEARRRWVDYSRAKDEMFKHTDTENSPWYVVNADIKRHARLNCISHLLNQIDYEDLTPEPIEFPKISKHPEYERPPISEMNWVPAKFGENPADDERS; this is translated from the coding sequence ATGTATAACAATAATGGAAAGCTGAAATATAAAGTTTATGAATCAGAATTAGCTTCGCTGCAAGCTGAATTGGTAAAATTACAGTACTGGATCAAAGAAAAAGGGTTAAAAGTTTGTGTGATTTTTGAAGGGAGAGATGCTGCCGGAAAAGGAGGGGTGATAAAACGAATAATAGAGCCTTTAAATCCCAGGACAGTGCGCATAGTTGCCCTTCAGAAGCCCACCGAGAAAGAACGAAATCAGTGGTATTTTCAGCGGTATATCGATCAGCTTCCCACAGCGGGAGAAATGGTATTGTTTGATCGCAGCTGGTACAATCGGGCCGGGGTTGAGAAGGTGATGGGTTTTTGCACGGATGAAGAGTACAAGGAATTCCTGCGCACCTGCCCCCAGTTCGAAGATATGATTAAGCGCTCGGGGATTATTCTCATCAAATACTGGTTTTCAATCAGCGATAGAGAACAAAAGAAGCGGTTTATCGCCCGAAACCAAGATCCTATGAAAAGATGGAAGCTAAGTCCTATGGATATCGAAGCAAGAAGACGCTGGGTGGACTATTCACGGGCTAAGGATGAAATGTTCAAGCATACAGACACGGAAAACTCGCCCTGGTACGTAGTAAATGCAGATATTAAACGTCATGCCCGTCTGAACTGCATCTCGCATTTACTGAACCAGATTGATTATGAGGATTTAACACCAGAGCCGATTGAATTTCCCAAGATAAGCAAGCATCCTGAATACGAACGCCCGCCCATATCAGAGATGAACTGGGTACCCGCCAAGTTTGGGGAAAACCCGGCAGATGATGAGAGGAGCTAA
- a CDS encoding RluA family pseudouridine synthase, protein MKTTKTSPNIPIIFEDNHLLVIDKPAGVLSQEDHTGDPDVLNLCKAYIKKEYNKPGNVYLGLVHRLDRPISGVMVLAKTSKAASRLSYQIRKRTMKKTYWALVHGMAPVYGEHVHFLDKDKRTNTVKAYKSPKGKAKESRLKFITIKQNANFSVVEVDLITGRPHQIRVQFAKEGTPLWGDHKYGNPEESQGKDIALRAVKLELEHPTQKEIMTFNAPKPTGQPWNKFEY, encoded by the coding sequence ATGAAAACGACCAAAACCTCCCCTAACATCCCGATTATTTTTGAAGACAATCACTTGCTTGTGATTGATAAACCGGCCGGTGTTCTTTCTCAGGAAGACCATACCGGCGACCCGGATGTTTTGAATCTCTGTAAGGCATACATCAAGAAAGAATACAACAAACCCGGGAATGTATATCTGGGACTGGTTCACCGGCTCGACCGTCCGATAAGCGGGGTGATGGTGCTGGCAAAAACATCAAAAGCGGCTTCACGCCTCTCCTATCAAATCAGGAAGCGAACCATGAAAAAGACCTACTGGGCCCTGGTTCACGGCATGGCACCGGTTTATGGAGAGCATGTTCACTTTTTGGACAAAGACAAGCGCACCAATACCGTGAAAGCGTATAAGTCACCCAAAGGAAAAGCCAAAGAGTCGAGACTGAAATTCATCACCATAAAACAAAACGCCAACTTCAGTGTGGTTGAAGTTGATTTAATTACCGGCCGACCTCATCAAATTCGCGTTCAGTTTGCTAAGGAAGGAACTCCTCTGTGGGGAGATCATAAATATGGAAACCCGGAAGAAAGTCAGGGCAAAGACATTGCACTCAGGGCCGTTAAGCTGGAACTGGAGCATCCAACCCAAAAAGAAATCATGACCTTCAATGCTCCCAAACCTACCGGCCAGCCCTGGAATAAATTCGAGTATTAA
- a CDS encoding histidine kinase dimerization/phosphoacceptor domain -containing protein — MAHLSPEAQRLDVLHSYEILDTPETKEFDNLVTLAAQICEVPIAKVNFIDDKRAWSKANYGNDLKESPREYNFCHTTIREDEYLVVEDASEDDRFSHFEFVTADPKLRFYAGVNIKRNQQNLGTICVLGQEPKQLSEAQLNALRTLAGEIEARLELHKKNRELETKAAFLEASVDFMLVLDPDTLLVEKANRNGSNLLSELSGQDFFKPLDELFPDSALISELRQWIKNGHNGFESETSLKTESGKVFLELNGIRKEDKLLITAKDITRRKHAEKALRKEKLFSDTIIQSLPLNFFMFDENQNLIKWSRNHATHGYSDEEYAALSPLDFFDGKDQQSIKEYINQVFAGIEPQGSIEADLIQKDGSKKPFLFNAVCFKQDGKKYLIGTSQSIEAQRSYQEKLEGLLAEKEVLLAEVHHRVKNNLAVIAGFLQMQEFVSENESVKSTLLTNHMRVKSMALIHEDLYNVSDFNGIRFDHYLAQLLEFIEVKRSPKDKFIRLKTAIGRVEMNVNQAVPLALIVNELVSNAYEFAFEGRESGTITVDLKAENDAVSLSVKDDGIGLPEGFELENSPTLGTTLVLSYSEQINSKIDINTGKEGTEYRLMFNHLKNQKGSTANVLV, encoded by the coding sequence ATGGCGCACTTATCTCCTGAAGCCCAACGGCTTGACGTACTTCATTCATATGAAATTCTGGACACGCCGGAGACTAAGGAATTTGATAACCTGGTTACGTTAGCGGCTCAAATTTGTGAAGTACCCATCGCTAAAGTCAATTTTATTGATGATAAACGTGCATGGTCGAAGGCCAACTATGGCAATGATCTAAAGGAATCTCCCAGAGAATATAATTTCTGCCATACCACGATCAGAGAGGACGAGTACCTGGTGGTTGAGGATGCTTCTGAAGATGATCGTTTCAGTCATTTTGAATTCGTTACGGCCGATCCGAAACTGCGGTTTTATGCCGGGGTGAATATCAAAAGAAACCAACAAAACCTGGGCACCATTTGTGTACTGGGGCAGGAACCCAAGCAGCTTTCCGAAGCTCAGCTTAATGCGTTGCGAACCTTGGCAGGTGAAATTGAAGCGCGTCTTGAACTCCATAAAAAGAACCGGGAGCTGGAAACAAAAGCGGCTTTTCTGGAAGCATCGGTAGACTTTATGCTGGTACTGGATCCTGATACACTACTCGTAGAAAAGGCAAACAGGAACGGGAGTAATTTACTTTCTGAGTTAAGCGGGCAGGATTTCTTTAAACCTCTTGATGAGTTGTTCCCCGATTCAGCGTTAATTTCAGAGCTGAGGCAATGGATCAAAAATGGCCACAATGGTTTTGAATCCGAAACCTCTCTGAAAACAGAATCAGGGAAGGTTTTTCTGGAACTGAATGGAATTCGTAAAGAAGATAAACTGCTGATTACAGCAAAAGATATTACCCGCCGTAAGCATGCCGAGAAAGCATTACGTAAAGAAAAGCTGTTCAGCGACACTATCATACAATCTCTCCCGCTGAACTTTTTCATGTTTGATGAGAATCAGAATTTGATCAAATGGAGTCGCAATCACGCTACCCACGGGTATTCTGATGAAGAGTACGCTGCACTTTCTCCTTTAGACTTTTTTGATGGGAAGGATCAGCAATCAATAAAGGAATACATAAATCAGGTGTTTGCAGGAATTGAACCACAGGGAAGCATCGAGGCTGACCTGATCCAAAAAGATGGCAGCAAAAAACCGTTTCTGTTTAATGCGGTCTGCTTCAAACAAGATGGCAAAAAGTATCTGATAGGCACCAGTCAAAGTATAGAAGCACAACGAAGTTATCAGGAGAAGCTGGAAGGGTTATTGGCGGAAAAAGAAGTGCTTTTGGCCGAGGTCCATCACCGGGTTAAGAATAATCTCGCCGTGATAGCAGGCTTTCTGCAAATGCAGGAGTTTGTGAGTGAAAACGAGTCGGTGAAATCCACTCTGTTGACCAATCACATGCGGGTTAAATCCATGGCCCTGATTCATGAAGATCTATACAACGTAAGCGATTTCAATGGTATTCGATTCGATCATTACCTGGCTCAGCTGCTGGAGTTCATTGAGGTTAAAAGAAGCCCGAAGGATAAATTTATCAGGCTGAAGACGGCAATAGGCCGGGTTGAAATGAATGTAAATCAGGCCGTGCCGCTGGCCTTGATTGTGAATGAACTGGTATCCAATGCCTACGAGTTTGCTTTCGAAGGCCGGGAAAGCGGAACCATTACCGTTGACCTGAAAGCTGAAAATGATGCGGTATCCCTTTCAGTAAAAGATGACGGAATCGGTTTACCGGAAGGTTTTGAGCTGGAAAACAGTCCTACGCTGGGTACTACATTGGTGCTTTCCTATTCAGAGCAGATTAATTCGAAAATTGATATCAATACTGGAAAAGAGGGAACGGAGTATCGACTTATGTTCAATCACCTGAAGAATCAAAAAGGTTCTACGGCGAACGTGCTGGTTTAA
- the mtgA gene encoding monofunctional biosynthetic peptidoglycan transglycosylase produces the protein MEKQSSFTSKSWRWYGKVVGGVLLGWSFWFCLLIFLMRWVNPPFTAFTLQQNWEELSKERYNLRESWVPDEQLPDHLKLAVIASEDQRFREHWGLDMAAIDKALEERERSGRVRGASTITQQVAKNLFLSPAQTYLRKAVEAGIAILIELFWTKDRILEVYLNIAEFGPGMFGVEKASQFYYGRSASQLTPKQSARMATVLPSPKRIEPEPASDYVVQRSQWILRNMQQLSGIRYLPKPKPDTMDTLNPKPVFLDSVDMKAIQDSLGTYLDSILMEIQLDSVNN, from the coding sequence ATGGAAAAGCAATCATCCTTTACATCAAAAAGCTGGCGTTGGTACGGTAAGGTGGTCGGCGGTGTACTGCTGGGCTGGTCGTTTTGGTTTTGTTTGCTCATTTTTTTGATGCGTTGGGTTAATCCTCCTTTTACCGCTTTTACCTTACAGCAAAACTGGGAAGAGCTTAGCAAGGAAAGATACAACCTCCGCGAGAGCTGGGTGCCTGATGAACAATTGCCTGATCACCTGAAATTAGCCGTGATCGCTTCCGAAGATCAGCGATTCAGGGAGCACTGGGGCTTAGACATGGCCGCTATCGATAAAGCGCTGGAAGAGAGAGAACGAAGCGGAAGGGTGCGTGGAGCCAGTACCATCACTCAGCAGGTGGCCAAGAACTTGTTTTTGTCTCCGGCTCAAACTTACCTCAGAAAAGCGGTGGAAGCCGGCATTGCGATACTGATCGAACTTTTCTGGACCAAAGACCGCATCCTGGAAGTCTATCTGAATATCGCTGAATTTGGTCCGGGTATGTTTGGAGTTGAGAAGGCATCCCAATTCTACTACGGCAGATCGGCATCCCAACTCACCCCAAAGCAATCGGCCCGGATGGCGACCGTGTTGCCAAGCCCAAAACGTATTGAACCGGAGCCCGCTTCAGATTATGTAGTTCAGCGAAGTCAGTGGATACTCAGAAATATGCAACAGCTGAGTGGAATACGTTACCTGCCTAAACCCAAGCCTGATACCATGGATACCCTGAACCCGAAACCCGTTTTCCTGGATTCGGTGGATATGAAGGCCATACAGGATTCGCTGGGAACCTATCTCGATTCCATACTGATGGAAATACAGCTCGACTCTGTAAATAATTGA
- the rmuC gene encoding DNA recombination protein RmuC, with translation MDYILAIAGIIIGGIAGFAIAHFKSKSESSRLEERNQNLKEQLDETETELNQLQQQKEEELTKERGRANELDKQLAERNADYRNLQERLNEQKEELAQMQEQLTTQFENLANKILEEKSEKFTKQNKEQIDQLLNPLGEKLEAFKKKVEETHKDEVEARGSLKQELKHLMELNQKMSEDAKNLTKALKGDNKAVGDWGEMILERILERSGLTKGREYETQKGFSKEEGMGHNKPDVVVYLPDDKFMVIDSKVSLKAYEKYSSSEDETEQQQFLKEHVNSIRSHVKGLSGKNYEQIHGEKSPDFVLLFIPIEPAFSSALQYDSNLYYEAFDQNIVIVSPSTLLATLATIDSVWKQEYQNKNAMEIAKRGGALYDKFVLFVESMNDIGQRIRQTQDSYDEAMGRLSTGAGNLVRQAEMIRKLGAKSSKQLPDNMTVEEDELLED, from the coding sequence ATGGATTACATCTTAGCCATAGCAGGAATCATCATCGGGGGAATTGCGGGGTTTGCCATCGCGCATTTTAAATCTAAATCAGAAAGTTCGCGGCTGGAAGAACGCAATCAGAACCTGAAAGAACAGCTGGACGAAACAGAGACCGAGCTGAATCAGCTTCAACAGCAAAAAGAAGAAGAGCTAACAAAGGAACGCGGCCGGGCGAATGAACTTGATAAACAGCTGGCCGAACGAAATGCCGACTACCGGAATCTTCAGGAACGCCTGAACGAGCAAAAAGAAGAGCTGGCCCAGATGCAGGAACAGCTGACCACACAGTTTGAGAATCTGGCTAACAAAATCCTGGAAGAGAAGTCCGAGAAATTCACCAAGCAAAACAAAGAACAGATTGATCAGCTGCTGAATCCGCTGGGGGAGAAGCTGGAAGCTTTCAAGAAGAAGGTAGAAGAAACCCATAAAGATGAGGTGGAAGCCCGTGGTTCTCTCAAGCAGGAGTTAAAGCATCTCATGGAGCTCAATCAGAAAATGAGTGAGGATGCTAAAAATCTAACTAAAGCATTGAAGGGTGATAATAAAGCTGTAGGTGATTGGGGGGAGATGATCTTGGAAAGGATCTTAGAGCGTTCGGGACTTACTAAAGGACGCGAGTATGAAACTCAAAAAGGATTTTCAAAGGAAGAAGGAATGGGGCATAATAAACCCGATGTAGTGGTTTATCTCCCTGATGATAAATTCATGGTTATTGATTCAAAAGTATCGCTTAAGGCTTATGAGAAATATAGTTCTTCTGAAGATGAAACTGAGCAGCAGCAATTCCTAAAAGAGCATGTGAATTCTATTCGATCTCATGTAAAAGGATTAAGCGGTAAGAATTACGAACAGATTCACGGAGAAAAAAGCCCCGATTTTGTGCTTCTGTTTATCCCTATCGAGCCCGCATTTAGTTCCGCATTGCAATACGACTCTAATCTCTACTATGAGGCTTTCGATCAAAATATTGTGATTGTGAGTCCGTCTACCTTATTGGCAACTCTGGCAACCATCGACAGCGTTTGGAAGCAGGAATATCAGAATAAGAATGCAATGGAAATCGCTAAGAGAGGGGGAGCACTGTATGATAAATTTGTACTATTCGTGGAAAGCATGAATGATATTGGTCAGCGCATTCGTCAAACTCAGGATAGTTACGATGAAGCTATGGGCCGGCTTTCTACCGGCGCGGGCAATTTAGTCCGACAGGCCGAGATGATCCGTAAACTGGGAGCCAAATCATCCAAGCAGCTTCCTGATAATATGACGGTGGAAGAAGACGAATTACTTGAGGATTAG